The window CGATCCCGCGGTCTTCTCGATGACGTCGGCGCAGTTCCATCTCGCTCAGCAGCGGCGCCTCGCGGCGTGGCCGCACGCGATGACCGCGCTGTCGACGCACGACACCAAGCGCGGCGAGGACGTCCGTGCGCGCCTGAACGTGCTCGCCGAGATCCCCGAACGCTGGGCCGAGGTGCTGGATGGTCTCCGCGCGGTGGCGACCACCGGCCACGGGCCGTTCGACGCCCTGCTCTGGCAGGCGGTGATCGGGGCCTGGCCCGCCACCCCCGATCGTCTGCACGCCTACGCAGAGAAAGCCGCCCGCGAGGCGGCCGAGGCCACCGGGTGGTGGGATCCGGACGAGGGCTTCGAGAAGAGGATGCACGCGCTGGTCGACGCGGCGTTCGCGGACGCCCGGCCGCTGATCGACGAGTTCGTCGCCGAGATATCGACCTACGGATGGATCAACTCCCTCGGGGCGAAGCTCGTACAGCTCACGGCGCCGGGGGCACCTGACGTCTATCAGGGATCGGAGCTCTGGGAGACGTCGCTCGTCGACCCCGACAACCGTCGCCCCGTGGACTTCGCGCTGCGGAGGCGGATGCTGATGGACCTCGACGACGCGGTCGCGCGCGGGGACCTGCCGCCCGTGGACGCATCGGGCCGGGCGAAGCTGCTGATCACCTCGCGGGCGCTGCGCCTCCGGCGCGATCGACCCGATCTGTTTACCGTCCATCGCCCGACGGCCGTGGTGGGCGAGGCGTCGGAGCACGCCGTCGCCTTCCATCGCGGCGCGGCGACGACCGTGGCCACGCGATTCCCGGTCGGACTCACCCGGCGTGGCGGCTGGGGCGGGACCGCGGTGATGCTTCCCGCAGGCCCGGTCGTGGACGCGCTGACGGGCCGTCGGTTCGAGGGCGGCGAGACCGAGCTGTCGCTGATTCTGCAGTTGTATCCGGTGGCGCTCCTCGTCGAGGCCGACCGGCTCGAGGAAGGACAGAGCCGATGATCGAACTGTGGGCACCGCGGGCCTCCCGCGTCCGGCTGCGGCACGCCGGGGGAGACCTCGAGATGCAGGCGACAGCCGAGGGATGGTGGCAGGGAGAGATCGCGCTGGCAGACGGTGATCGGTACGGCTTCGTGCTCGACGACGGCGACGCCGTGCGTCCCGACCCGCGCTCGCGCCGGCAGCCGCGCGGCGTCCACGAGCCCTCATCGTGGTTCGACCCGGGAGCGCACGAGTGGAGCGACCAGTCCTGGACGGGCCGGCAGCTGGCCGGGGGGATCGTGTACGAGCTCCACGTCGGGACCTTCACCCCCGAGGGCACGCTCGATACGGCCGCGTCGCGGCTCGACCATCTCGTCGACCTGGGTGTGACCCACGTGGAGCTCCTCCCCGTCAACGGCTTCAACGGCATCTGGAACTGGGGTTACGACGGCGTGCTGTGGTACACCGTCCACGAGGCCTACGGCGGGCCGGCGGCGTATCAGCGATTCGTCGACGCCTGCCATGGTCGCGGGCTCGCCGTCATCCAGGACGTCGTGTACAACCACCTGGGTCCGAGCGGGAACTATCTGCCCGAGTACGGCCCGTACCTCCGCGACGCCGAGCGCAACACCTGGGGTTCGTCCGTGAACCTCGATGAGCCCGCGGTCCGCTCGTTCATCGTGGAGAACGCGCTGATGTGGATGCGGGACTACCACGTCGACGGCCTGCGTCTGGATGCCGTCCACGCGCTGCTAGACCGCACCGATCGGCACATCCTGCAGGAGATCTCCGAGGAGACCGATCGGCTGAGCGCACACGTCGGTCGCCCGCTGACCCTCATCGCCGAGTCGGATATGAACGACGCCATGCTCATCTCCGCCCGCGAGGCGGGCGGATATGGCCTGACCGCGCAGTGGAGCGACGACTACCACCACGCCCTCCACGTCGCCCTCACGGGCGAGACCGTCGGCTACTACGCCGATTTCGCACCCCTGTCGGCCCTGGTGAAAGCCGCGACCCGGGGGTTCTTCCACGACGGCACCTGGTCGTCGTTCCGCGAGCGCGAGCACGGTCACCCCATCGACCCCCGCATCCCGACCTGGCGACTGGTGACGTACAGCCAGGATCACGACCAGATCGGGAATCGCGCCGCCGGGGATCGGCTGTCCCAGTCGCTGGACGAGGGCGGGCTGCGCATCGGCGCGGTGCTCACCCTCCTCGCGCCGTTCACTCCCATGCTCTTCATGGGGGAGGAGTGGGCGGCGAGCACCCCGTGGCAGTTCTTCACGTCGCATCCCGAGCCGGAGCTGGCCAAGGCGACTGCGGACGGACGCCTGGCGGAGTTCGCAGCGATGGGATGGGACGAATCGCTCGTACCCGACCCGCAGGACCCGGCCACCTTCGAGCGGTCGCATCTGGACTGGTCGGAGGCATGGGACGAGGAGGCCGACCCGCGTCACGGTCGTACGCTCGCGCTCTACCGGCGGCTCGCGCGGCTGCGCCGGGAACTCCCCGATCTCACCGACCCCGCCTTCACCGCGCTCTCGGCCGAAGCCGACGAGACGGCGCGCACCTTCGTGCTGCACCGCGGTGCCGTCGACATCCTGGTGAACTTCGGCACCGATCCTGCGACGCTTCCGATCCAGGAAGGCTCCCGGTTGGTTCTGGCCACGGATGACGCGGCGAGGGTCGAGTCCGCCAGGATCATCCTTCCGGGGCGGAGCGCGGCCGTCACGACCCGCTGAGCGAAATCAGTCCACGCCGAGGAAGCTGCGATCGGTCAGAACGATCGGACCGTCCTCGGTGATGGCGACGGTGTGCTCGGAGTGCGCGCCGCGCGACCCGTCGGCGCTGCGGAGAGTCCAGCCGTCGGGATCGGTGACCAGCTGGTCGGTGGTGGCCAGGAACCACGGTTCGAGGGCGAGGACGAGGCCCGCGCGAAGCGGGTAGCCGCGGCCCGCCTTGCCGTCGTTGGGCACGTGCGGGTCGCCGTGCATCGTGCGTCCGACGCCGTGACCGCCGAAATCGGTGTTGATGACGTAGCCCTCCGCGCGGGCGACCGCGGCGACCGCGGCGGAGATGTCGCCGATGCGGCTGCCGGTCTGCGCGGCGTCGATCGCGGCGCTCAACGCACGCTGCGTCGTGTCGATCAACGCCAGATCCTCGTCGCGCGCCGAGCCCACGACGAAGGAGACCGCGGAGTCCGCCACCCAGCCGTCCACGGCGGCCGCGAAGTCCAGCGACACGAGGTCGCCGTCGCGAAGGGTGTAGTCGAAGGGGAGGCCGTGCAGGACCGCGTCGTTGATCGACGTGCACAGGACCTTGCCGAACGGCGAGGCGCCGAAGGACGGGTGGTAGTCGATGTAGCACGACTCCGCCCCGGCCCGGCGGATCAGCTCGTGCGCCCGTCGATCGAGCGCCAGGAGGTTCGTCCCGACTGCCGCCTCGTCCCGGAGGGTCGTAAGGACCTCCGCCACGAATCGGCCGGCAGGCCTCATCGCCTCGATCTCGGCAGGGGTGCGCAACTCGATCATCCGTTTCCTTCCGTCATGATCCATTCTCCTGGAGAGGCGACTGTGAGATGGCCCTCCGGTGCCTGGGACACCCTCCCCGACCCGCCACGACGGGCGTAGCATCGGCGTATGCTCCTGCGACGCGCCGTCTACCGGTGGCTCTTCCCGGCGGCTTTCGTCCTGCCGATCTGGCTTCTCGTGGGCTGGGGTGTCTTCAGCGGTGGGGGATGGGCCTTCCTCTGGGTGCTGCTCCTGGGCATCCCGTCGGTCTTCCTCGGACAGGTCGTCCTCACCCTGCTGGTCCGCGCGCGGGGGACCGTCCGCGCCGAGCGCGCCGTGTCGTGGCTCGACGTGGGCGGGTTCGCCGTGCTGCACGCGCTGACCGTGTCGCTCGGCTTCTTCGGCGCGTGGTGGTGGGGTGCAGCGTTCGGACTCACGATCGTCGCCGCCTTGGCCCTGTTCTGGACGCAGCTGTGGCAGCTCTGGCGCGAGGCGAAGCCGTCCGGGCTGGCGGGTTTCCGTGCCACGGCATCGGGCTATCTCGGCGGAGGAAACCCGGGCCCGCGGACGCAGCCGGCCGGGGTCGTCGTGATCGAGGAGCGCAGCAAGTCACGGTGACCGTCTCGCCGGGGTTTTTGCCGGCGTCGAGATCCGTGGCAGAATAGCTGTTTGTGCCCTGCACGGCTCTGCCTCAGGGGAGCACCCGTCCGCGTCATCTCGCGAACGGTTCGGGCACACCATCCCGTCATCGTGACGCGGTCGACCTGTGGCGGCCGCAGGAAGAGATCCCTCATGCAGATCCTCGACACCGTCGACGCAGCATCGCTGCGCTCCGACATCCCCGACTTCGGCCCCGGTGACACCGTCAAGGTGCACGTCAACATCACCGAGGGCAACCGCTCCCGCATCCAGATCTTCCAGGGCGTCGTCATCGGCCGTTCGGGTGACGGAATCCGCGAGACCTTCACTGTTCGCAAGATCAGCTTCCAGGT of the Microbacterium invictum genome contains:
- the treZ gene encoding malto-oligosyltrehalose trehalohydrolase, producing the protein MIELWAPRASRVRLRHAGGDLEMQATAEGWWQGEIALADGDRYGFVLDDGDAVRPDPRSRRQPRGVHEPSSWFDPGAHEWSDQSWTGRQLAGGIVYELHVGTFTPEGTLDTAASRLDHLVDLGVTHVELLPVNGFNGIWNWGYDGVLWYTVHEAYGGPAAYQRFVDACHGRGLAVIQDVVYNHLGPSGNYLPEYGPYLRDAERNTWGSSVNLDEPAVRSFIVENALMWMRDYHVDGLRLDAVHALLDRTDRHILQEISEETDRLSAHVGRPLTLIAESDMNDAMLISAREAGGYGLTAQWSDDYHHALHVALTGETVGYYADFAPLSALVKAATRGFFHDGTWSSFREREHGHPIDPRIPTWRLVTYSQDHDQIGNRAAGDRLSQSLDEGGLRIGAVLTLLAPFTPMLFMGEEWAASTPWQFFTSHPEPELAKATADGRLAEFAAMGWDESLVPDPQDPATFERSHLDWSEAWDEEADPRHGRTLALYRRLARLRRELPDLTDPAFTALSAEADETARTFVLHRGAVDILVNFGTDPATLPIQEGSRLVLATDDAARVESARIILPGRSAAVTTR
- the map gene encoding type I methionyl aminopeptidase; translated protein: MIELRTPAEIEAMRPAGRFVAEVLTTLRDEAAVGTNLLALDRRAHELIRRAGAESCYIDYHPSFGASPFGKVLCTSINDAVLHGLPFDYTLRDGDLVSLDFAAAVDGWVADSAVSFVVGSARDEDLALIDTTQRALSAAIDAAQTGSRIGDISAAVAAVARAEGYVINTDFGGHGVGRTMHGDPHVPNDGKAGRGYPLRAGLVLALEPWFLATTDQLVTDPDGWTLRSADGSRGAHSEHTVAITEDGPIVLTDRSFLGVD
- a CDS encoding MFS transporter permease, coding for MLLRRAVYRWLFPAAFVLPIWLLVGWGVFSGGGWAFLWVLLLGIPSVFLGQVVLTLLVRARGTVRAERAVSWLDVGGFAVLHALTVSLGFFGAWWWGAAFGLTIVAALALFWTQLWQLWREAKPSGLAGFRATASGYLGGGNPGPRTQPAGVVVIEERSKSR
- the rplS gene encoding 50S ribosomal protein L19 → MQILDTVDAASLRSDIPDFGPGDTVKVHVNITEGNRSRIQIFQGVVIGRSGDGIRETFTVRKISFQVGVERTFPVHSPVIDHIEVVTRGDVRRAKLYYLRALRGKKAKIKEKRDS